CAGGACCTTCACAGGATTGTATCTGTTACCTCGAATGTGAAACTTGAGTATTCACTGAGCGAGGTTATAGAAGACATACAGAAAAAGGTTATTGGTGCGATTGATTATCCTAGGGATCTTATAACATTTAAAGGAACAGCAAAGGATATGGAAGAATCATTCCTGCAACTTGGCATTGCACTGATAATCTCAGTGATACTTGTGTATATGATTATAGCCGCACAGTTTGAATCGTTTCTGAATCCTTTTATAATTATGTTCACACTGCCGCTTTCATTCATAGGAATATCACTGGGACTCAATGTTGCAAATGAGAAAATGAGCATTGCTGCAATGGTTGGAGTGATACTGCTCGGAGGCATTGTTGTAAGAAATGGCATCATACTAATTGAATATATAAGCATCCTCAGAAAACGGGGCATAGACAGGGATGAGGCGATTATGCAGGCATGTAAACTCCGCATCAGACCGATCTTTATAACCGCACTGGCTACTATACTCGGTATGACACCTATGGCACTCGGTATAGGACCTGGGGCAGAGCTTTATAGTGCCATGGCTGTGGTGGTTATATTCGGGCTTGCATTCTCAACAATGTTTACACTCTTTATAATCCCTACAATATACACGCTCTTCGATGACCTTAAAGATTACAGTGGTGCTATTGCCCTGAGGGTGCAGCAGTTGTTATTCCCATTCAAGGATAAAATTGAAGGACTATAATGAATTAGGAGATAAAAAGAGCATGTTGCCGAACAATCCTTTTCGCTTTCTGGAGAGAATTTTTGACAAATCGATGGCTCGTTACAGGCAATTTCAAAACTCGCCCTCCAGGCTCAAACAGTTGAAATTGCTTATCTTCCACTTCGCCAGGATTTGTTACCAAAAATTCTCTATGTCGCTCAAAGGGTTCGGCAACAGCCTCCAAAATGACAGAAAAAGTCATCATTTCTAAATCTGTCATTGCGAACGGAGTGAAGCAATCTCGTATTTTGGACAGTAATGTAGGAGGTATTATATATGAAAATGGTAACCATTATATATGACTCTGAGATAGATAATCAGATGATGGTTATATTAAAAAGAGCAAATGTAGAGAAATACACGAAGATAGAAGATGTGAGAGGTGTTGGGAGTTCAGGTGCAAAACTTAATAACCCTATAGGTCCCGGAATAAACAGCATGGTCATAGTAGTCGTTGATGACAATACCGCAGAATCTCTTAAGAAATCGTTGTCCGCACTCAAGAAATCAACCATTGAGAAAAGTGGTTTTAAGGCAATAATCACTCCTGTTGAGGAGTTTATTTAAGGCCGTTAGATAAAATCTATCTTACGGGCTGAAGGAGGAAAGATTTGAATACCGTCTTTTTTGTAAAACGCCCTGTTACAACCGTAATGCTGATGCTGGTATTGATGTTTATCGGTGCTCTTGCACTGACGAAACTTCCGATAGACCTGTTTCCAGACATAAGTAAGCCTACATTAAGGGTTTATACCGGATATTCAGGTGCAACTCCAGGTGAGATAGAAAAGCAGGTAACAAAAAAGATAGAGGAAGGACTGAGCACAGTAAAGAATGTGCGGAGGATAAGTTCGACATCCGGCGAAGGCTACTCAAGTGTTGTCCTCACCTTTGATTGGGGTGTAAATATGGACTTCGCCGCAATGGATGTGAGGGAAAAAATCGACCAGATCAAAGGCTCGCTACCAAAGGGAGTAGATGACCCAGTTGTTGAAAAGTTTGATCCATCAGCCCAGCCTATTGTTGTATTGAATGTTACGGGTAAAATGACTTCTGAACAACTTCGCTCTTTTGCAGAAGAAGAGTTAAAACCATCACTCGAAAGACTTATAGGAGTTGCATCGGTAAAGGTAACGGGAGGTGTTGAGAAAGAGATACATGTTGAGATAGATAATGCAAGATTAAAGGCATACGGTATATCCATAAAAGAGGTTGTTGATAGATTAAAAGAGGAGAACATAAGTCAGCGTGGTGGAAGGATGGAAAGCGGTATTACAGAATTTATGGTTCGCACAGTTGGTGAATTTAGAAGCATAAGCGATATAGAAGGCATAGTTATAGCGGTAAAGAAAGGAATTCCAATTCATCTTAAAGACATTTCAAATGTAAGAGAATCATACAAAGAAAAAAGAAATATGGCACGTCTCATGGCTTCTGTGTTTGCTGAAGGGATAGCAAAGAAAGAAAAGACTAATCCCCAAAAACAAGCAGAAAAAGAGATAAACGAAAGTGTCGAGATATCTATATTTAAAGAGCCAAAAGGCAATTCAGTAAAAGTATCCGATGCTGTAGCTGAGAATCGTGCCAAGATTTCAAAGAAACACCAGAATGTGCGGGTAGAGACCTCCTTTGATCAGGCTGATTACATAAAGGAATCTCTTGAGATGGTAAAAGGTGGCGCTATTGATGCTATTCAACTTACAGTACTTGTCCTTTTTGTATTCTTAAGGAGCATTAGAACGACCATAGTAATTGCCCTTTCACTACCTGTCTCTATTATTGCATCATTCCTCTGTTTCCCTGTAGTAGGCATGGGACTTAATATATTTTCATTGGCAGGACTTACACTTGCTACCGGGATGGTTGTTGATAACGCTGTCGTAGTACTCGAGAATATATACAGGCATATACATGAGGGGAGAAAACCATTTCAGGCAGCGATTACCGCTACACAGGAGGTTGGTGGTGCTGTACTCGCTTCCACACTCACAACCCTTGCGGTCTTTATTCCACTCACACAGGTAAAAGGGCTTAGCGGTCAGATATTTAAAGACCTCTCTTACACTATAGTATTTGCCCTTAGTTTTTCCTTTATTGTGGCGATGACGTTAACACCAATGCTTGCAGCACGTCTTTTAAAGAGTGCTGATGTAAAAGAGTCTCTTAAGGAAGGTGGAAATAAGATCGTAGTTAGGATAAAAGATATAAGTAGTAAGGTGCTGGATAAATTTATCGGTGGCACTTATCTTACATTATATATGAGGATACTTAACTTCTTTATTACTAATTGGAGGAGAAGAGTTACACTCATTGTATGTGTTACAGTAGCCTTCGGACTGAGTTTTCTGCTTAAACCAGGTGCAGAATTTTTCCCCGAAGGGAAACAGAAGGAATTTGAGGTTATCATGGAGTTACCAAAAGGTATTTCGCTTGCAGAGACTGACAGAATCGTGGGTATTGCTGAGAGAATACTTAAAGAGAGAGGAGACATTGAAACGGTAGCAACACAGGTTACTCCAGCTTATGGAAGACTTCTTATGAAGTTGAATACGAATGTTGAGACAAAAGGATTTATAGAACGGTTAAGGAAACCACTTGAGGAAAAGATACCAGCAGCAACCATAAAGGTGAATGATATATCTCCTATTAAGGCACTTGAGGGTGGCTCGAGGAAGGGGGACATCACCATCGAAATAGGTGGTTCAGACTTGGTAATGCTTGAAAGAATCGGCAGAGAAATAAAGGAAATCACCACAAAGGTAAAGGGTATCGTTGAAACAGATATAAGCATTGGAGGCAGGAGTCCTGAGGTAATTATTGAAATAAACAGGACAAGGGCTGCAGATATCGGGTTGACTGCGGAAAGGATAGCTGATGCTGTGCAGTTGAGTCTTTCTGGAGAAGTCGCAACTTCTATTAGAGAGGCAGAGAAACAGACAGACATCCTTGTAAAATCCAAGAGACTCGAATATACAACAGTTGAAGATCTAAAGAAGGTTAATATTACATCACCTCTTGGTGTCCAGGTACCTTTAGGTTCGATAGCTAATATCAAAAGGGAATTTGGTCCTTCAAGTATAGATAGACAGGAAAATCAGAGGCTTGTATCTGTATATGCTACTATTGCAGAGGGCGAAACACTCGGAACGGTCATAGAACGGCTCAAGAATGGCTCAAAGACAGGCGCCCTTGACAAATACAAACTCCCTGAAGGATATAGTATAAAGATTGGTGGTATGGGGAGTGCGATGCAAGAATCCACCAGGGAACTGTATTTTGCTTTGATTATAGCTATCCTGCTTGTTTATATGATAATGGCTGCACAGTTCGAATCGTTGATACACCCATTTACCATTATGTTTTCGGTTCCACTTTCTGTAATAGGGGTATTCATAGGGCTTTTTGTATTCGGACTGAAGATGAGCATTACAGCACTAATTGGATTTATCATGTTAGCAGGAATAGTGGTGAATAACGCCATCATTCTTATAGACTTCATAAACATCCTTAGAAGCAGGGGAATGGACAGAAATGACGCAATACTCCTTGCCGGGAAATTAAGAAGTAAACCAATTTTTATGACCACATTAACCACTGTTCTCGGTATGCTTCCTCTCTCCCTCGGTCTTGGTCCTGGTGCAGAACTTTATCAGCCGTTGGCTGTAGTTGTAATATTTGGGTTGAGCCTTTCTACAATGCTAACGCTAGTTTTCATACCTACCATATACTGTCTGATTGACGACATAAGAGACGTATTTGAACTTATAACCCTGAGGGTGCAGGGGATGTTCAGCAAGAAGGTGACATCCCTCGATGACTTATGAGCGGAATGGAGGTATTAGAAGAAACTGGACAAAGACTCCAACTAAAGGTTTCTGGGTCGCCTGAAGCACTGGGGGAAACAGTAGAGAGGGTTGAAGAGTTTTCAAGGAAGATCGGCTTTTCTGAAGAACAAATAGATAGAATCAAATTGTCTGTTGATGAGGCATGCTCAAATGTGATAGAACATGGGTATAATTTTGCCCCGGAAAGATATTATCAGGTTATATGTGAACGCCTCGAA
This is a stretch of genomic DNA from Nitrospirota bacterium. It encodes these proteins:
- a CDS encoding PG0541 family transporter-associated protein; this encodes MKMVTIIYDSEIDNQMMVILKRANVEKYTKIEDVRGVGSSGAKLNNPIGPGINSMVIVVVDDNTAESLKKSLSALKKSTIEKSGFKAIITPVEEFI
- a CDS encoding ATP-binding protein gives rise to the protein MSGMEVLEETGQRLQLKVSGSPEALGETVERVEEFSRKIGFSEEQIDRIKLSVDEACSNVIEHGYNFAPERYYQVICERLENGIKIVIKDDAKHFSPPPVTPPDPEAELGDIRIGGLGRYFMGVFMDKVWYNTELKEGNELTMIKYLQKP
- a CDS encoding efflux RND transporter permease subunit; its protein translation is MNTVFFVKRPVTTVMLMLVLMFIGALALTKLPIDLFPDISKPTLRVYTGYSGATPGEIEKQVTKKIEEGLSTVKNVRRISSTSGEGYSSVVLTFDWGVNMDFAAMDVREKIDQIKGSLPKGVDDPVVEKFDPSAQPIVVLNVTGKMTSEQLRSFAEEELKPSLERLIGVASVKVTGGVEKEIHVEIDNARLKAYGISIKEVVDRLKEENISQRGGRMESGITEFMVRTVGEFRSISDIEGIVIAVKKGIPIHLKDISNVRESYKEKRNMARLMASVFAEGIAKKEKTNPQKQAEKEINESVEISIFKEPKGNSVKVSDAVAENRAKISKKHQNVRVETSFDQADYIKESLEMVKGGAIDAIQLTVLVLFVFLRSIRTTIVIALSLPVSIIASFLCFPVVGMGLNIFSLAGLTLATGMVVDNAVVVLENIYRHIHEGRKPFQAAITATQEVGGAVLASTLTTLAVFIPLTQVKGLSGQIFKDLSYTIVFALSFSFIVAMTLTPMLAARLLKSADVKESLKEGGNKIVVRIKDISSKVLDKFIGGTYLTLYMRILNFFITNWRRRVTLIVCVTVAFGLSFLLKPGAEFFPEGKQKEFEVIMELPKGISLAETDRIVGIAERILKERGDIETVATQVTPAYGRLLMKLNTNVETKGFIERLRKPLEEKIPAATIKVNDISPIKALEGGSRKGDITIEIGGSDLVMLERIGREIKEITTKVKGIVETDISIGGRSPEVIIEINRTRAADIGLTAERIADAVQLSLSGEVATSIREAEKQTDILVKSKRLEYTTVEDLKKVNITSPLGVQVPLGSIANIKREFGPSSIDRQENQRLVSVYATIAEGETLGTVIERLKNGSKTGALDKYKLPEGYSIKIGGMGSAMQESTRELYFALIIAILLVYMIMAAQFESLIHPFTIMFSVPLSVIGVFIGLFVFGLKMSITALIGFIMLAGIVVNNAIILIDFINILRSRGMDRNDAILLAGKLRSKPIFMTTLTTVLGMLPLSLGLGPGAELYQPLAVVVIFGLSLSTMLTLVFIPTIYCLIDDIRDVFELITLRVQGMFSKKVTSLDDL